The DNA sequence GATCATCTCCTACCACAGCCGCCCCTGGGACGCCGAGTTGAACAACCGCATCCGCGACGGCATGCTGGCGGGGCGATACGACAAGATCAACCGGTTGGAGGGGCAGGACGCGCGCTTCATGGGCCATGCGCTGTGGAAGTACGTGGCCGACGTGTACGGCCCGGGCGTGATACCCAACATCCTGTACATGACCCGCGTGAGCCGCAATGCCGAGAGCGGGTTCCTCTTTGTTCTGGGCGTATCGCTGAAGACCCTCACCGAGGAATGCCTGGCCTACTACAAGGGCCGCTTCAGTGAAGAGGACCGCATGCGTGCCGAGTTGCCCGGCGATCCGTTGCGCATCCGCACGCGGAAGCAGCGCACCTACAATGAGTTCAAGATGAGCCCGGACGGCCGCCACCTGGCCTGGGTGAGCAACGAACTGGGGCAGTACAAGGTGTGGCTGTATGACGTGGAGAAGGGCAAGGCGAAGCGCATCGCCAAGGGCGAGAAAAAGATGGACCGCATCGTCGACCGGAGCTACCCCGTGCTCGCATGGCATCCCACGGGGCAGGCCCTCAGCTTCGCCCTCGAACGCAAGGGTCAGCTCTACATGCGCACCTACACGCTGGACGACCGCAAGACCACCGAGAAGCCGGTCTTCATGCTGAAGAAGATACTGAGCATGGACTACTCGCCCGACGGCCGCAACATGGTGTTCAGCGCCGTGCGTGAAGGGCGGACCGACCTCTACTACTACCATGTGATCGGCAACCGGCAGGAGCAACTCACGGACGACCAGTACGACGACCTCCATCCGCGTTTCGTGGACGGTGGCCGGCGCATCATCTTCAGCAGCGACCGCGCGGACGACACCTTGCGCACCAACGCCGATGTGGCCCTGGTGAACGGCTACAAGGACATCTTCCTCTACGACCTCGCCAACCGGTCGCCCATCCTTACGCGGCTGACCGCCACGCCCGACGCCAATGAACTGATGCCCGCGCAGTACGACCAGCGCAACTACGCCTTCCTCAGCGACCGGGACGGCATCCTGAACCGTTACCTGGTGCGCTATGACAGTGTGGTGAGCCACATCGACACCACGGTGCACTACCGCTACTTCACCGTGGAGGAAAGGCTCACGGACCTGAGGCGCTCCATTCTGGAGCAGGACATCCATGCCGCGAAAGGGCGCTACACACAGTTGTTGTACAGCGATGGCCGGTACCGGTTCCACACCGCGCGCACCAGCGAGGACCGTGCGGCCAACACGCCTGCGCTCCCCGATCTGGAAACCACCGATGGACAAGGAGGAGGAGGGAGCGAGGAGTTGCGTTCCGTGGTGAAGGTGCCACTACAAACGCCGAGACCCACCGGGGCCGATGCCGTGGACACGCGCAGCTATGTCTTCAGCGATGAGACCGACGGCCCGCGACCTGCGGCGAGGCAGGTGCCCCCGGGTGCGCGCCCGGCCGTGGCCGAAGCCCAGCCGGACACGGTGGCCCCCGTGCCCTTCACCTACCCTGAACAGCGCAACTACAACGTGAACTTCACCGTGGACCAGGTGATCACGCAGGTGGACAACAGTTTCTCCAGCCACTTCTACCAGCCCTTCACGGGGCCCAACTCCCTGAATCCCGGCCTCAGCGCGCTCACGCGCATGGGCGCCAGCGACCTCTTCGAGGACCACCGTGTGGTGGGTGGCTTCCGCCTGGCGCTGGACCTGAACAACAACGACTACCTGCTGAGCTACGAGAACGTGAAGCGGCGGCTGGACAAGCGTTTCACCTTCCAGCGCCAGAGCTACCAGGGCCTCACGCAGTTCACCGTGCTGAAGGTGCATACGCACAACTTCAGGTACCAGGTCAGCTGGCCTTTCAGTGAACTGGCCAGCATCCGCGCCAGCGTGATGTACCGCAACGACCGCTTCGTGCTGCAGGCCATCGATCCGCTGAGCCTGCGCGCGCCCAACTTCAACGACAACATGGTGGGCGGCAAACTGGAGTACGTCTACGACAGCTCGCTGCCACGCGGCCTGAACCTGTGGACCGGCTGGCGCTTGAAGTGGTTCGCGGAGTACTACGTGCAGCCGGACGACACCCAAAGCGACATGCAGGTGCTGGGCATGGACCTGCGCCACAGCCTGAAGATCCATCGGGAGCTGATCTGGGTGAACCGGCTGGCGGGCGCCACTTCCATGGGCAGCCGGCGCATCATCCATTTCCTCGGCGGCGTGGACAACTGGCTGTTCGCGCGGGTGGACAACACCATCCCGATCGATCCCACGCAGAACTACTTCTACCAGACCATGGGCGTGCCCATGCGCGGCTTCCTCTATAACGTGCGCAACGGCAACAGCTTCGCCGTGGTGAACAGCGAGCTGCGTGTGCCCATCATCCGCTACCTGGTCAACCGCCCGATCCGGTCTGACCTGTTCAACCATCTGCAGATCGCGGCCTTCGCCGACCTGGGCACGGCATGGACCGGCCCCGATCCCTATTCGGAGGAGAATTCCTTCAACCAGTTCACCATCTTCCGCAATCCGCTCACCATCACGTTGGACAACCAGCGCGAGCCGATCGTGGCCGGCTATGGCTTCGGCATCCGCAGCCGGCTGCTGGGCTACTTCGTCCGCGCCGACTGGGCCTGGGGTATCGATGACGGGGTGGTGCAGCCGCGCGTGTTCTACTTCTCCCTCAGCCTGGACATCTGATGATCATCGATACCCAGACCATCGGACTGCTCATCATCACCGGTCTGCTTGCCGGTATCCTCAGCGGATTCGTAGGTGTGGGCGGTGGCATCATCATGGTCCCCGCATTGGTGTGGCTGCTGGGCTACTCGCAGCATCAGGCGCAGGGCACCAGCCTGGCCGTGCTCATGTTCCCCGTGGTATTCATGGCCGTGCGCAACTATTACCGTGCGGGCATGATCGACCCCAAGGTGGTGCTGGTGATCGCGCTCGCCTTCATCGCCGGCGGCTACTTCGGAAGCAAATGGGCGCTGGCCTTGCACGCCGGTACGGTGCAGCGCATCTTCGGCGTGGTGATGCTGCTGGCCGCCCTCAAACTCATCTTCGGGAAGTGATGGCTCCAGCTCCGCTCAGCCTTGCGGTGCGCGATGGGATCGCAGCGCTGCATGGCGACATGGTAAGCTGGCGGCGGCATCTGCACCGGCATCCGGAACTCTCATTCCAGGAGCGGAACACGGCATTGTATGTGGCGGACAAGTTGAAGGCCGAGGGGATCGCGGTGCGTGAAGGTGTGGGCAAACTCACGCCAGATGCGCCAGGAACTGGACTCATCGCCTTCGTCAGAGGAGAGGCCGGACCAGGCGACAACTGTTTCGCCCTGCGTGCCGACCTGGACGCATTGCCGATCGCGGAGTCCGGCAAGCCGGCGTATCGATCCACCAACCCCGGTGTGATGCACGCCTGCGGGCACGATGCGCACACGGCCATGGTGCTGGGCGCGGGCATCGCCTTGCACCGCTTGCGCAAGGCCTGGAGCGGCACGGTGATGCTGGTGTTCCAACCCGGCGAGGAGAAGGAACCCGGGGGCGCTGCGTTGCTGATCCGTGAAGGCGTCTTCAACGATCCGAAACCCGCGGGCATCCTAGGCCAGCACGTCACACCCGAGCTGATCACGGGAATGGTGGCCTTCCGCGGTGGTCCTTTCATGGCCGCGGCGGATGAACTCTACCTCACCATCAAAGGCAGAGGAGGACATGCCGCTGTGCGCGATACGCTCGTGGATCCCATCGTGATCATGTCAGCGATGCTTCCCGCGCTGTACGATGAAGCGCGCCGTTCCATTCCGCCCGAGGAACCCATGGTGCTGAGCTTCGGCAGGGTGATCGCCAACGGTGCCACGAACATCGTTCCGGACGAAGTGACCTTGGAAGGCACCTTGAGGACCTTCGATGAAGGCACACGCGCCGCGATGCATGCGTTGTTGCAGGAGCGTTGCCTCGCCCTCGCCCAGGAGCGGGGTGGTGGCGCTGAGTTGCGGATCGTGAAGGGATCACCGGTGGTGAAGAACGACGACGCCCTCACGGCGCGGATGCGACAAGCCGCCGTGGAGTACCTGGGCCCTGACCGCGTGCTTGATGCGCCCATGCGCATGGGTGCGGAAGACTTCGCCTACTACACGCAAGTGATGCCCGGCTGTTTCTACCGCCTGGGTACCGGCGACCCTGCCAAGCCCGGAACCACCTGTGGGTTGCATACGGCGGCCTTCGATGTGGACGAGGATGCCCTGCCGATCGGCGCGGGACTCATGGCGTGGGCCGCTATCAAGGCCTTGGCCGCTGGCTGATCCAGCGGGCCTTGTGGTGTGCCGTAGGCCGGCAATCCTCCGACCTCCAACCACGCGACCTTCAGCTCCGTTCAGTTGGCCACCTCGCTCATGAACTTCAGGCGCATCAGGCGCAACTCCTCCTCGCTGTAGTCGCCATCGAACTCCTGGTGCGCGGTCTCGATGTCGTCGGTCTCGCTGTCGCGGAAGTAGTCCATGATCTCCTCCTGGGAGTCGGCCTCCAGCAGGTCGTTCAGGTAGTAGTTGATGTCCAGCTTGGTGCCACTCTGCACGATGGTCTCCAGTTCGTTGAGCAACTCGGACATGGAGAGGTTGCGTGAGCGCGCGATGGCGTCCAGCGCCAGCCGCTTGTCGATGTTCTGGATGATGTGGACCTTGTGTCCGCTCTTGTTCACCACGCTGCGCACGGTGACCTCCTCGGCCCGCTCCACGTCGTTCTCCTCCACGTAGCGCGCGATGAGTTCCACGAAGGGCTTGCCGAACTTCTGGGCCTTGCCGGGCCCCACGCCGCTCACCTGGGTGAGTTCCTCGATGGTGATCGGGTAGCGCACGGTCATTTCCTCCAAGGAGGGATCCTGGAAGAGCACCCAGGGCTGCAGCTTCAGCCGGTGACCTTCCTTCTTGCGCAGGTCCTTGAGCATGGCCATCAGTTTCTCATCCGCCGCGCCGCCCGCTTTGCCGTTCACGAAGTCCTCATCGCCGCCATCGTCGGAGCTGTAATCGCGCTCCTTGATGAACTCCACAGGGTAGGGCTTCTTCATGAACTTCTTCGCCAACGGCGTGAGGCTCAGGTTGCCATAGGTCTCGATGTCCTTGTGCAGGAAGCCATGCACCACGGCCTGGCGGATGATGGCCAGCCAATGGCGGCCTTCCTTGTCGTTGCCGGCGCCGTAGCTCTCCAGCGTATCGCCCTTGTAGTTCTTGATCTCGCTGGTCTCCGTGCCCGTAAGCAGGTCGCAGATGAACTTGGCGCGGTGGCGCTCCTTGCTTTCACGCACCGCTTCCAGGAGCATCTCCAGGTCTTCGCGCGCGTCGAAGGTCTCCTGCGGATTCTGGCAGTTGTCGCAGCTGCCGCAGTTGTCGCCCTCCATCTCCTCACCGAAGTAGTACAGCAGGAACTTGCGACGGCACATGCTGGTCTCGGCGTAGCTCACCGTGTCCTGCAACAGCTGTTTGCCGATCTCCTGCTCTGCCACGGGCTTGCCCTGCAGGAATTTCTCCAGCTTCTCGATGTCCTTGTAGCTGTAGAACGCCACGCACTTGCCTTCACCACCGTCACGGCCACCACGGCCGGTCTCCTGGTAGTAGCTCTCCAGGCTCTTGGGAATGTCGTGGTGGATCACGAAACGCACGTCGGGCTTGTCGATGCCCATGCCGAAGGCGATGGTGGCCACGATCACGTCCACATCCTCCATCAGGAAACGGTCCTGGTGGTCGGCGCGCTGTTGGGCGTCCATGCCGGCATGGTAGGGCAGGGCCTTGATGCCGTTCACCTGCAGCGTCTGCGCCACCTCCTCCACCTTCTTGCGGCTGAGGCAGTAGATGATGCCGCTGCGGCCGTCGTATTGTTTCACGAAGCGGGTGATCTCCCTGGCCACGTCGCGTTTGGGGCGTACCTCATAGAACAGGTTGGGCCGGTTGAAGCTGGCCTTGAATACGCGGGCATCGGGAATGTCCAGGTTCTTCAGGATGTCCTCCTGCACCTTTTCGGTGGCGGTGGCCGTGAGGGCTATCACCGGCACGTCCTTGATCTCGTTGAAGATGGTGCGCAGCCGTCGATACTCAGGCCGGAAGTCGTGGCCCCATTCGCTGATGCAGTGCGCCTCATCGATGGCGAAGAAGCTGATCTTGATGTCGGTGAGGAACTCCACGTTCTCCTTCTTCGTGAGGCTCTCGGGCGCCACATAGAGGATCTTGGTGCGGCCTTCCTTGATATCCTTCCGCACCTGGATGGACTCGTTGCGGGTCAGGGAGCTGTTCAGGAAGTGCGCCACGCCCTCGTCCTCGCTGAATCCGCGGATGGCGTCCACCTGGTTCTTCATCAAGGCGATGAGCGGGCTCACCACGATGGCGG is a window from the Flavobacteriales bacterium genome containing:
- the recQ gene encoding DNA helicase RecQ, with the protein product MIHVDLTPKEALEQFFGFSQFKGEQEAVIQSVLDGHDTFVIMPTGGGKSLCYQLPALMREGTAIVVSPLIALMKNQVDAIRGFSEDEGVAHFLNSSLTRNESIQVRKDIKEGRTKILYVAPESLTKKENVEFLTDIKISFFAIDEAHCISEWGHDFRPEYRRLRTIFNEIKDVPVIALTATATEKVQEDILKNLDIPDARVFKASFNRPNLFYEVRPKRDVAREITRFVKQYDGRSGIIYCLSRKKVEEVAQTLQVNGIKALPYHAGMDAQQRADHQDRFLMEDVDVIVATIAFGMGIDKPDVRFVIHHDIPKSLESYYQETGRGGRDGGEGKCVAFYSYKDIEKLEKFLQGKPVAEQEIGKQLLQDTVSYAETSMCRRKFLLYYFGEEMEGDNCGSCDNCQNPQETFDAREDLEMLLEAVRESKERHRAKFICDLLTGTETSEIKNYKGDTLESYGAGNDKEGRHWLAIIRQAVVHGFLHKDIETYGNLSLTPLAKKFMKKPYPVEFIKERDYSSDDGGDEDFVNGKAGGAADEKLMAMLKDLRKKEGHRLKLQPWVLFQDPSLEEMTVRYPITIEELTQVSGVGPGKAQKFGKPFVELIARYVEENDVERAEEVTVRSVVNKSGHKVHIIQNIDKRLALDAIARSRNLSMSELLNELETIVQSGTKLDINYYLNDLLEADSQEEIMDYFRDSETDDIETAHQEFDGDYSEEELRLMRLKFMSEVAN
- a CDS encoding sulfite exporter TauE/SafE family protein — its product is MIIDTQTIGLLIITGLLAGILSGFVGVGGGIIMVPALVWLLGYSQHQAQGTSLAVLMFPVVFMAVRNYYRAGMIDPKVVLVIALAFIAGGYFGSKWALALHAGTVQRIFGVVMLLAALKLIFGK
- a CDS encoding PD40 domain-containing protein — protein: MRRPKSMCRAALAGVLLAFAGAGQGQFYSGSQQQYGKNRVQYQDFLWQQYRFPEMEVYFYKEGRDLARYTAQSATRQLKELEREFDFALDERLQFIVYNSLTDFRQSNIGLEGIEGDNNIGGMTRIVGTKIFVYFEGDHVLLDRQIRSGIAHVIIDQMMFGGNWREMLRNATFMSLPAWFTDGIISYHSRPWDAELNNRIRDGMLAGRYDKINRLEGQDARFMGHALWKYVADVYGPGVIPNILYMTRVSRNAESGFLFVLGVSLKTLTEECLAYYKGRFSEEDRMRAELPGDPLRIRTRKQRTYNEFKMSPDGRHLAWVSNELGQYKVWLYDVEKGKAKRIAKGEKKMDRIVDRSYPVLAWHPTGQALSFALERKGQLYMRTYTLDDRKTTEKPVFMLKKILSMDYSPDGRNMVFSAVREGRTDLYYYHVIGNRQEQLTDDQYDDLHPRFVDGGRRIIFSSDRADDTLRTNADVALVNGYKDIFLYDLANRSPILTRLTATPDANELMPAQYDQRNYAFLSDRDGILNRYLVRYDSVVSHIDTTVHYRYFTVEERLTDLRRSILEQDIHAAKGRYTQLLYSDGRYRFHTARTSEDRAANTPALPDLETTDGQGGGGSEELRSVVKVPLQTPRPTGADAVDTRSYVFSDETDGPRPAARQVPPGARPAVAEAQPDTVAPVPFTYPEQRNYNVNFTVDQVITQVDNSFSSHFYQPFTGPNSLNPGLSALTRMGASDLFEDHRVVGGFRLALDLNNNDYLLSYENVKRRLDKRFTFQRQSYQGLTQFTVLKVHTHNFRYQVSWPFSELASIRASVMYRNDRFVLQAIDPLSLRAPNFNDNMVGGKLEYVYDSSLPRGLNLWTGWRLKWFAEYYVQPDDTQSDMQVLGMDLRHSLKIHRELIWVNRLAGATSMGSRRIIHFLGGVDNWLFARVDNTIPIDPTQNYFYQTMGVPMRGFLYNVRNGNSFAVVNSELRVPIIRYLVNRPIRSDLFNHLQIAAFADLGTAWTGPDPYSEENSFNQFTIFRNPLTITLDNQREPIVAGYGFGIRSRLLGYFVRADWAWGIDDGVVQPRVFYFSLSLDI
- a CDS encoding amidohydrolase, with protein sequence MVSWRRHLHRHPELSFQERNTALYVADKLKAEGIAVREGVGKLTPDAPGTGLIAFVRGEAGPGDNCFALRADLDALPIAESGKPAYRSTNPGVMHACGHDAHTAMVLGAGIALHRLRKAWSGTVMLVFQPGEEKEPGGAALLIREGVFNDPKPAGILGQHVTPELITGMVAFRGGPFMAAADELYLTIKGRGGHAAVRDTLVDPIVIMSAMLPALYDEARRSIPPEEPMVLSFGRVIANGATNIVPDEVTLEGTLRTFDEGTRAAMHALLQERCLALAQERGGGAELRIVKGSPVVKNDDALTARMRQAAVEYLGPDRVLDAPMRMGAEDFAYYTQVMPGCFYRLGTGDPAKPGTTCGLHTAAFDVDEDALPIGAGLMAWAAIKALAAG